A stretch of Solea senegalensis isolate Sse05_10M linkage group LG10, IFAPA_SoseM_1, whole genome shotgun sequence DNA encodes these proteins:
- the LOC122775579 gene encoding LOW QUALITY PROTEIN: NACHT, LRR and PYD domains-containing protein 12-like (The sequence of the model RefSeq protein was modified relative to this genomic sequence to represent the inferred CDS: inserted 2 bases in 1 codon) → MKRMTEVQQMSDCVEKDEDRAESPGPSCLPVKSDLSMDQPLSFSHEPGASETKGQNQRQRAESPGPSCLSVKSDQSLERIISFTHEPGASATKHKFAVSVDEHTSCCPLCQDVLKDPVSTSCGHWFCRCCISSYWDQSGPPGDSCCPQCGKRPRTGRGPQTISVQSKTPDVGLQEVLHEHKMSLRRRFEHVTEGTDGGGSRTLLNRIFNELYITEGQSEEVNTQHEVMQLETTSKKKTVQDTPIKYCDIFKALPDQQGSIRVVLSNGVAGVGKTFSVQKFXNQDVNLLIVLSFRELNLVRDEQHSLLTLLHVFYPTLQKVRAEELAVCKPLFIFDGLDESRLSLDFNSRSLVSDVTHRSSVNVLLTNLIQGNLLPSALIWITSRPAAANQIPPTCVDRVTEVRGFTDDQKVEYFRKRSRTEDMSSRIISHIKTSRSLHIMCQIPVFCWISATVLEHMLTTEQRGELPKTLTDLYSHFLLVQTKRKKNKYDKGSETSPQELMEADRDFLLKLGKLAFEHLQKGDIMFYQEDLEQCGLDVTEASVYSGVCTEIFRGESVIFQKTVYCFVHLSVQEFLAAVYMFHCFTNRKTEVVQDFFRKEDGDDDGGGYTSLDVFLKGAMEKSLQSENGHLDLFVRFLHGLCLESNQRLLGGLLGQTQNSPEIIQRVIENLKEMNTDNISPDRSINIFHCLTEINDQSVHQKIKEFMKSKDRGQKLSEIHCSALAYMLQMSEEVLDELDLNKYNTTVQGKRRLIPAVRNCRKARLRDCSLSEISCSSLVSALKSNSSHLRELDLSWNYYLQNSGVKVLCSGLESPHCRLKTLKLRGCSLSEISCSSLVSLLMSNSSHLRELDLSKNKDVRDSGVKLLCSGLESPHCGLETLKLRGCSLSKISCSSLVSVLRSNSSHLRKLDLSDNKNLQDSGVFLLCSGLESPHCRLETLKLRGCSLSEISCSYLVSSLKSNPSHLRELDLSGNYLQDSGVKLLSDLVKSPDYRLDTLKTQTTDDTLKMQSPDDSLGRE, encoded by the exons ATGAAGAG aatgaCTGAAGTCCAGCAGATGAGTGATTGTGTGGAgaaagacgaggacagagcagagtctccaggacccagctgTCTGCCTGTGAAGAGTGACCTGTCTATGGATCAACCTCTAagcttcagtcatgaacctggagcctcagagacaaa aggtcagaaccagagacagagggcagagtctccaggacccagctgtctgtctgtgaagagtgaccaGTCTTTGGAACGAATTATAAGCTTCactcatgaacctggagcctcagcgacaaa acacaAGTTTGCCGTTTCTGTGGACGAGCACACGTCctgctgtcctctgtgtcaggacgtcctgaaAGATCCAGTCTCCACCAGCTGTGGTCACTGGTTCTGCAGATGCTGCATCTCCTCATACTGGGACCAGTCTGGTCCACcaggagactcctgctgtccccagtgtgggaaAAGACCCAGAACAGGACGTGGACCACAGACCATCAGTGTACAGAGTAAGACTC cagatgttggtctGCAGGAGGTTCTACATGAACATAAGATGAGTCTGAGGAGgagatttgaacatgtgactgaaggaactgatggaggaggaagtagaaccctcctgaacaggatcttcaatgagctctacatcacagagggacagagtgaagaggtcaatactcaacatgaggtgatgcagctggagacaacctccaagaagaagacggtccaggacactcccatcaagtactgcgacatctttaaagccttacctgaccagcaggggagCATCAGAGTTGTCCTGTCCAACGGTgtcgctggtgttggaaaaaccttctcAGTGCAGAAGTT AAACCAGGACgtgaatctgctgattgtgctTTCGTTCAGGGAGCTGAACCTGGTCAGAGATGagcagcacagtcttctcacactgctccatgttttctatCCAACATTAcagaaggtcagagcagaggagctcgctgtgtgtaaacctttgttcatctttgacggcctggatgaaagcagactctcactggacttcaACAGCAGGTCGCTTgtttctgacgtcacacacaggtcatcagtcaacgtgctgctgaccaacctcatccaggGGAATCTGCTTCCCTCGGCTCTCATCTGGATAACTTCCCGACCTGCGgcggccaatcagatccctcctacatgtgttgacagggtaacagaagtacgaggcttcactgacgaccagaaggtcgagtacttcaggaagagatccAGAACTGAAGATATGTCCAGCagaatcatctcacacatcaagacgtccaggagcctccacatcatgtgtcaaatcccagtcttctgctggatcagtgctacagttctggagcacatgttgaccacagagcagagaggagagctgcccaagaccctgacagacctgtactcacacttcctgctggttcagacaaagagaaagaagaacaagTACGATAAAGGATCTGAGACGAGTCCACAGGaactgatggaggcagacagggactttcttctgaagctggggaagctggcctttgaacatctgcagaaaggagacatcatgttctaccaagaagacctggagcAGTGTGGTCTTGATGTGACAGAGGCCTCGGTGtactcaggagtttgtacagagatctTCAGAGGAGAGAGCGTGATCTTCCAGAAAACGgtctactgctttgttcatctgagCGTTCAGGAGTTTCTAGCCgcagtctacatgttccactgtttcaccaacaggaagacagaggtagtgcaggacttcttcagaaaagaagatggtgatgatgatggtggtggttaCACTTCTCTGGATGTCTTCCTGAAAGGAGCCATGGAGAAATcacttcaaagtgaaaatggtcacCTGGACCTGTTTGTTCGCTTCCTTCATGGACTGTGTCTGGAGTCCAACCAGAGACTCTTAGGaggtctgctgggtcagactcagaACAGTCCAGAAATCATCCAGAGAGTCATTGAGAACCTGAAGGAGatgaacacagacaacatctcacctgacagaagcatcaacatcttccactgtctgacagagataaacgaccaatcagtgcatcagAAGATCAAAGAGTTCATGAAGTcaaaggacagaggacagaaactctctgagatccactgctcagctctggcctacatgttgcagatgtctgaggaggttctggatgagttggaccTGAACAAGTACAACACAACGGTCCAGGGAAAACGCAGACTAattccagctgtgaggaactgcaggaaggctCG gttgagggactgcagtttgtcagagatcagctgttcttctctggtctcagctctgaagtcgaactcctcccacctgagagaactggacctgagctgGAACTATTATCTGCAGAATTCAGGAGTGAAggtgctgtgttctggactggagagtccacattgtagactgaaGACTCTaaa gttgaggggctgcagtttgtcagagatcagctgttcttctctggtctcactTCTgatgtctaactcctcccacctgagagaactggacctgagtaaGAACAAGGATGTGAGGGATTCAGGAgtaaagctgctgtgttctggactggagagtccacattgtggactggagactctgaa gttgaggggctgcagtttgtcaaagatcagctgttcttctctggtctcagttcTGAGGTCCAACTCCTCCCACCTGCGAAAACTGGACCTGAGTGACAACAAGAatctgcaggattcaggagtgtttctgctgtgttctggactggagagtccacattgtagactggagactctgaa gttaaggggctgcagtttgtcagagatcagctgttcttatCTGGTCTCATCTCTGAAATCCAACCCCTCCcacctgagagaactggacctgagtggGAACTatctgcaggattcaggagtgaagcttcTGTCTGATCTTGTGAAGAGTCCAGACTACAGACTGGACACTCTGAAGACACAGACTACAGACGACACTCTGAAGATGCAGAGTCCAGACGACAGTCTGGG GCGGGAGTGA